A part of Thermotoga petrophila RKU-1 genomic DNA contains:
- a CDS encoding ABC transporter permease translates to MKRRYRSTAKWLFFIALIFVWEFSKVPQYLLPKPSSIVLEGLSQWKILMDHSLYTILEAFSGLVIGLVLGMGLAVLMDLFQTVKEVMYPILIISQAIPIVAVAPLVIIWFGLGVGTKIGIVAFVTLFPVALNTLEGFRTIDQDALDLFKVMKATKIQIYRYLVLPHTLPYVLSGLKISATYAVVSAVIGEWLGAEKGLGIYMIRAMNTFRADRLFLSVIVVVVLSVAVFKIADILSRKLTPWFEERRLVK, encoded by the coding sequence TTGAAGAGAAGGTATCGAAGTACCGCTAAATGGCTGTTTTTTATAGCTCTGATTTTCGTGTGGGAGTTCTCGAAAGTCCCACAGTATCTTCTTCCCAAACCTTCTTCCATAGTTCTCGAGGGACTTTCGCAGTGGAAAATCTTGATGGATCACAGTCTCTACACGATCCTTGAGGCTTTTTCTGGCCTGGTTATAGGCCTCGTGTTGGGAATGGGGCTTGCGGTCCTGATGGATCTGTTCCAGACGGTGAAAGAGGTAATGTACCCGATCCTCATCATCTCACAGGCGATACCCATCGTTGCTGTGGCACCGCTCGTCATCATCTGGTTCGGTCTGGGCGTGGGCACGAAAATAGGCATAGTAGCGTTCGTCACACTCTTTCCGGTTGCGCTCAACACTCTCGAAGGATTCAGAACGATCGATCAGGACGCTCTGGATCTTTTCAAAGTGATGAAGGCAACGAAGATCCAGATCTACAGGTACCTTGTACTACCGCACACGTTACCTTACGTTCTCTCTGGGCTCAAGATATCCGCCACATACGCTGTGGTTTCCGCTGTGATAGGAGAATGGCTTGGAGCAGAAAAAGGCCTGGGCATATACATGATAAGGGCAATGAACACCTTCAGAGCTGACAGGCTCTTTCTCTCTGTGATAGTTGTGGTTGTGCTCAGCGTTGCCGTCTTCAAGATAGCTGATATTCTCTCCAGAAAACTCACACCTTGGTTCGAGGAAAGGAGGCTGGTAAAATGA
- a CDS encoding NAD-dependent protein deacylase → MKEFLDLLNESRLTVTLTGAGISTPSGIPDFRGPNGIYKKYSQNVFDIDFFYSHPEEFYQFAKEGIFPMLEAKPNLAHVLLAKLEEKGLIEAVITQNIDRLHQRAGSKKVIELHGNVEEYYCVRCEKKYTVEDVIEKLESLDVPRCDDCNGLIRPNIVFFGENLPQDALREAIELSSKASLMIVLGSSLVVYPAAELPLITVRSGGKLVIVNLGETPFDDIATLKYNMDVVEFARRVMEEGGIS, encoded by the coding sequence ATGAAGGAATTCCTGGATCTTCTCAATGAATCCAGATTGACCGTCACTCTCACGGGAGCCGGTATCAGTACCCCAAGCGGCATACCAGATTTCAGAGGACCGAATGGGATATACAAAAAGTATTCCCAGAATGTCTTCGACATTGATTTCTTCTACTCTCACCCTGAGGAATTCTACCAATTCGCCAAGGAAGGTATTTTCCCTATGTTAGAAGCAAAACCGAACCTTGCACACGTGCTGCTCGCAAAACTGGAAGAAAAGGGCCTGATAGAGGCTGTGATCACACAGAACATAGACAGACTTCACCAGAGAGCGGGCAGTAAAAAAGTGATAGAGCTACACGGAAACGTTGAGGAGTATTACTGTGTGAGGTGTGAGAAAAAATACACCGTCGAAGATGTTATAGAGAAACTCGAATCATTGGATGTTCCACGCTGTGATGACTGCAACGGTTTGATCAGGCCGAACATCGTGTTCTTTGGGGAAAATCTGCCGCAAGACGCCCTCAGGGAAGCGATCGAACTTTCATCCAAGGCCAGTTTGATGATCGTCCTGGGATCTTCGCTCGTTGTGTATCCCGCTGCCGAGCTTCCCCTCATAACTGTCAGGAGCGGTGGAAAGCTCGTTATCGTGAATTTGGGAGAAACTCCTTTCGATGATATCGCAACTTTGAAGTACAACATGGACGTTGTCGAGTTCGCCAGAAGAGTGATGGAAGAAGGAGGTATCTCATGA
- a CDS encoding ABC transporter ATP-binding protein, with translation MASLYGIPERDDRRDEGVHKRVPTVIKVSHLTVCYGELKAVEDLSLEVQRGEILSLVGPSGCGKTTVVKAILGLIPYEGKIEIFTSRLGYCPQKDVLFDWMTAYENAVLPLVLRKELPPSNIKELFERFGLSGFEEKRPYQLSGGMRQRLSLLRAVLSGEELLVLDEPFSSVDAYTRKKLQIWLSEIVHRMKSTVVLITHDVEEAVFLSDRILILSDRPARILKEIRVPFPKPRTIKTFSDPRFSEIEEEVLETLMNQP, from the coding sequence ATGGCTTCACTCTATGGGATTCCTGAAAGAGACGATAGACGTGACGAAGGCGTTCACAAACGAGTTCCTACCGTGATAAAGGTATCCCACCTCACGGTTTGCTACGGAGAACTCAAAGCGGTGGAGGATCTCTCCTTGGAGGTTCAAAGGGGAGAGATCCTCTCCCTTGTGGGACCATCCGGATGTGGAAAGACCACCGTTGTGAAGGCTATTCTGGGATTGATTCCCTACGAGGGAAAGATAGAGATCTTCACATCTCGTCTCGGATACTGTCCTCAAAAGGATGTGCTGTTCGACTGGATGACCGCCTATGAGAACGCCGTGCTCCCACTCGTTCTCAGAAAAGAACTGCCGCCATCAAACATAAAAGAATTGTTTGAACGATTCGGTCTTTCTGGCTTTGAAGAGAAAAGGCCGTACCAGCTGAGTGGCGGTATGAGGCAGAGACTGTCTCTTCTGAGGGCCGTTCTATCGGGCGAGGAGCTCCTCGTACTCGATGAACCTTTTTCTTCGGTAGATGCTTACACTCGAAAGAAACTCCAGATATGGCTTTCTGAGATCGTACACAGGATGAAAAGTACGGTCGTACTCATCACTCACGACGTGGAGGAAGCGGTCTTCCTTTCAGACAGAATATTGATCCTCTCCGATCGCCCCGCAAGGATTTTGAAGGAAATACGCGTGCCGTTTCCAAAGCCGAGAACCATAAAAACTTTTTCCGATCCTCGTTTCTCAGAAATAGAAGAAGAGGTGCTGGAGACTCTCATGAATCAACCCTGA
- a CDS encoding acyl-CoA dehydratase activase, which yields MTGVCIGSSSVSFCGEREKGNLPHNGDPLALLSMMVPAFLDEGPVVITGRKTREIIDLPQISEAEATEIAYRHLMKKYGKVEAVVSAGGENTILYRVNDKGIITGIYTGSKCASGTGEFFLQQLQRMGISLEEANGVEVEDYYELSSRCTVFCKSDCTHALNKGVPKELVLNGLGKVMADKIVELAHKAGVKKILLVGGTTRNKLMLKHLKKVLEVIVPEEALFFEAYGAYLWGKLNRVVSKKTFVIKKEKMTSFPTHEPLKKYLHMVEFKEMPFQEVRDGDVCVLGIDVGSTTTKAVLMRYDDEAILAGVYLRTLGDPIRAARQCYSSILEQLNGTKVKIIGLGVTGSGRKIVGLYSQTDAVYNEIMAHAKAAARFDPEVDTIFEIGGQDAKYTYLVNGVPADYAMNEACSAGTGSFLEEAAGESLGVHYTEIGDLALRGENPPNFSDQCAAFIGSDVKTAVNEGISKEDICAGLVYSVCMNYLNRVKGSRPVGKKIFMQGGVCYNKAVPVAMAALVGKNIVVPPHPGLMGAYGVALLTKENLELGFLEKKEFKLKELISREVRYRGTFICPGGKEKCDRKCEIRIIEIDGKRFPFGGACNKYENVLRHTSVDSTKYNFVKNREKYILHFESEVKGTKTIGLSRSLAMNNLFPLFYTFLTELGFDVVVPEKSDRRGWEMMNSEFCFPVELSHGYMYDLISKNPDLIFVPRLRGIRVENSENYNVFCPFVQSEADWLTSAFPELEEKLVTGYFDFSRGDEKEEFLRVAERLGRSREEGERAFEKAWKIFNERFNLIKKQWNEFLKVLDESEFGVVLFGRSYNAFSSDANMGVPEKFATRGIPIINFDSIPFEDEKGYRNMYWSWGEMILKASRFVEKHPKLFGVYITNFSCGPDSFIISYFRDIMAKKPSLVLELDSHTADAGIETRIEAFIDIVKSYLKLQRGNEERKSAERPRTVLEKNTLYVITPDGERLRLNDERVKVVFPSMGQFGSQCLSAAFRYYGVKSDVCPPPDVEEFKLGRGNSLSKECLPLHLTLGSLIKYIREKVTDDEIVLYFMPETMGPCRFGQYNVFMNLWLDRNNVRNVTLFGLNSENAYAGLGIAFRIRAWLAVVVSDVFFDVERAVMTLARDKEEARKVLEGCREKILISLANDSLRDFFKTLDEVSKILSGVEMIMDYEKAPKVLLTGEIYVRRDEFSRKYLENLMERNGIIMHISPVHEWIYYTDYLYLNRLISPNSTRVDRLKKRIEILVKRYIEKRVKKTLEKSGFYRARMVDVEAIVESAKDYLNPKLTGEAILTIGTVLHEIVNHYDGIISIGPFGCMPSRIAEAIVKRGLKEQKRETTGVLRKVLDEFGDLPVIHIESDGNPFTPTVQSKLEAFMFQVRRLRNYLNGLLNTENTLEETEETLPENIRVDS from the coding sequence ATGACTGGTGTGTGCATCGGTTCCTCGAGTGTTTCATTCTGCGGTGAAAGGGAGAAAGGAAATCTCCCTCACAACGGAGATCCCCTCGCTCTGCTTTCCATGATGGTCCCCGCCTTTCTCGATGAAGGACCCGTGGTCATCACAGGTCGAAAGACAAGGGAAATAATAGATCTGCCTCAGATATCCGAAGCGGAGGCAACGGAAATCGCCTACAGGCATCTCATGAAAAAATACGGAAAGGTCGAAGCCGTTGTCAGCGCCGGTGGGGAGAACACCATTCTCTACAGGGTGAACGATAAAGGAATCATAACCGGTATATACACGGGTAGCAAGTGTGCCTCGGGAACGGGTGAGTTCTTCCTTCAGCAGCTTCAGAGGATGGGAATATCTCTTGAGGAAGCAAACGGTGTCGAAGTGGAAGACTACTACGAACTCTCCTCGAGGTGTACCGTTTTCTGCAAGAGCGATTGTACCCACGCACTGAACAAAGGAGTTCCAAAGGAACTCGTTCTGAACGGACTTGGAAAGGTGATGGCCGACAAGATAGTGGAACTGGCCCACAAGGCAGGAGTGAAGAAGATCCTCCTTGTCGGTGGAACGACGAGAAACAAGCTCATGCTGAAGCACCTGAAAAAGGTTCTGGAAGTGATCGTTCCGGAAGAAGCGCTGTTCTTCGAGGCTTATGGGGCTTACCTGTGGGGAAAACTGAACAGAGTGGTATCGAAAAAGACCTTCGTAATCAAAAAAGAGAAGATGACCAGTTTTCCCACTCATGAACCTCTCAAAAAGTACCTCCACATGGTCGAGTTCAAGGAGATGCCGTTTCAAGAGGTAAGGGATGGAGATGTGTGCGTGCTGGGGATAGACGTTGGATCCACCACAACGAAAGCAGTGCTGATGAGATACGATGATGAAGCCATCCTGGCGGGAGTGTACCTTCGAACTCTGGGAGATCCCATAAGAGCGGCGCGGCAATGCTACTCCTCTATTTTGGAACAGCTCAACGGGACGAAAGTGAAGATAATCGGACTCGGTGTGACAGGATCAGGGAGGAAGATCGTTGGGCTGTATTCTCAGACCGACGCTGTGTACAACGAGATAATGGCACACGCGAAGGCGGCTGCTCGTTTCGATCCAGAGGTGGACACGATCTTCGAGATAGGTGGCCAAGATGCCAAGTACACCTATCTGGTGAACGGTGTTCCGGCGGATTACGCGATGAACGAAGCCTGTTCGGCCGGGACGGGATCCTTCCTCGAAGAGGCAGCGGGAGAGTCACTTGGAGTCCACTACACCGAGATCGGTGATCTCGCTCTGAGAGGTGAAAATCCACCGAACTTCAGCGATCAGTGCGCAGCCTTCATTGGTAGTGACGTCAAAACGGCGGTGAACGAAGGGATCTCTAAAGAAGACATATGTGCCGGACTTGTGTACTCCGTGTGTATGAACTATTTGAACAGGGTGAAAGGAAGCCGGCCCGTAGGAAAGAAGATCTTCATGCAGGGTGGAGTTTGCTACAACAAAGCGGTGCCTGTTGCCATGGCTGCCCTCGTTGGGAAAAACATAGTCGTTCCCCCGCACCCGGGTTTGATGGGTGCGTATGGAGTGGCTCTGCTCACCAAAGAGAATCTTGAACTCGGTTTTCTGGAAAAGAAAGAGTTCAAACTGAAGGAATTGATCTCCAGAGAAGTCAGATACAGAGGAACGTTCATCTGCCCTGGTGGAAAAGAAAAATGTGATAGAAAGTGTGAGATCAGGATCATAGAGATCGATGGAAAACGGTTCCCGTTCGGTGGTGCCTGCAACAAGTACGAGAACGTGCTGAGACATACCAGCGTAGACAGCACGAAGTACAATTTCGTCAAAAACAGGGAGAAATACATATTACACTTCGAGAGTGAAGTGAAGGGGACAAAGACCATCGGTTTGAGCAGATCTTTGGCGATGAACAACCTTTTCCCGCTTTTCTACACCTTCCTTACAGAACTCGGTTTCGACGTTGTGGTTCCCGAAAAGTCCGACAGACGCGGCTGGGAGATGATGAACTCCGAATTCTGCTTCCCGGTGGAACTCTCCCATGGCTACATGTACGATCTGATCTCGAAGAATCCCGATTTGATATTCGTTCCAAGACTGAGAGGTATCAGAGTGGAAAATTCGGAGAACTACAATGTCTTCTGTCCCTTTGTTCAGAGCGAGGCTGATTGGCTCACATCCGCGTTTCCCGAACTGGAAGAAAAGCTCGTGACGGGCTATTTCGATTTCTCGCGCGGTGATGAGAAGGAAGAATTTCTCAGAGTGGCCGAAAGGCTTGGAAGGTCACGCGAAGAAGGAGAAAGGGCCTTTGAAAAGGCCTGGAAGATTTTCAACGAAAGGTTCAATCTCATAAAGAAACAATGGAATGAATTCTTGAAAGTTCTTGACGAATCGGAATTCGGAGTTGTTCTCTTCGGAAGATCTTACAACGCCTTTTCTTCTGATGCGAACATGGGAGTCCCCGAAAAATTTGCCACTCGCGGAATTCCCATCATCAACTTCGATTCCATACCCTTCGAGGATGAAAAGGGCTACAGAAACATGTACTGGTCATGGGGAGAGATGATTCTAAAAGCGTCACGATTCGTCGAAAAGCACCCAAAACTCTTTGGAGTTTACATCACCAACTTCAGTTGTGGTCCTGATTCCTTCATCATCTCTTACTTCAGAGACATAATGGCAAAGAAACCGTCGCTTGTGCTGGAGCTTGACAGTCACACGGCGGACGCGGGCATAGAAACAAGAATCGAAGCTTTCATAGACATTGTGAAGAGTTACCTCAAGTTGCAGAGAGGGAACGAGGAAAGAAAGAGTGCAGAAAGGCCCCGGACGGTGCTGGAGAAAAACACCCTCTATGTGATCACCCCGGACGGAGAGAGACTAAGACTCAACGATGAAAGGGTGAAAGTTGTTTTCCCGTCGATGGGCCAATTCGGGTCTCAGTGTCTCTCCGCGGCTTTCAGATACTACGGTGTCAAATCCGACGTGTGTCCTCCACCGGACGTTGAGGAGTTCAAACTCGGTAGGGGGAACTCTCTTTCAAAAGAGTGTCTCCCTCTTCATCTCACTCTTGGGAGTCTCATAAAGTACATCAGAGAGAAGGTAACCGATGACGAGATCGTGCTTTATTTCATGCCGGAGACGATGGGACCGTGCCGTTTTGGACAGTACAATGTCTTCATGAATCTGTGGCTTGACAGGAACAACGTAAGGAACGTGACGCTCTTCGGGTTGAATTCCGAAAACGCCTACGCGGGGCTTGGTATCGCTTTCAGAATCAGGGCATGGTTGGCGGTTGTTGTTTCTGACGTGTTCTTCGACGTGGAACGCGCCGTGATGACACTGGCAAGGGACAAAGAAGAAGCGAGAAAAGTCCTGGAAGGATGCAGGGAAAAGATATTGATCAGCCTTGCGAATGATTCCCTCAGGGACTTTTTCAAAACACTCGATGAAGTCTCAAAGATACTTTCGGGTGTTGAGATGATCATGGATTACGAGAAAGCGCCGAAGGTTCTCCTAACAGGAGAAATCTATGTGAGAAGGGACGAGTTCTCCAGGAAATACCTCGAAAACCTGATGGAGAGGAACGGCATCATCATGCACATATCGCCGGTTCACGAGTGGATCTATTACACGGATTATCTGTACCTCAACAGGTTGATCTCTCCGAATTCTACCCGAGTAGACAGACTGAAGAAACGAATCGAGATCCTCGTGAAAAGGTACATAGAGAAAAGAGTGAAAAAAACCTTGGAGAAGAGTGGTTTTTACAGGGCTCGGATGGTGGATGTGGAAGCCATCGTTGAATCGGCGAAAGACTATCTCAATCCGAAACTCACCGGAGAAGCGATCCTCACCATAGGAACTGTACTTCATGAAATCGTGAACCACTACGATGGTATCATCTCCATAGGACCATTTGGTTGCATGCCGAGCAGGATAGCGGAAGCAATCGTGAAGAGAGGCTTGAAAGAACAAAAAAGAGAGACCACAGGAGTTTTGAGAAAAGTGCTGGACGAGTTCGGAGACCTTCCCGTGATACACATAGAGTCCGATGGGAATCCGTTCACACCAACGGTACAGAGCAAGCTGGAGGCGTTCATGTTCCAGGTCAGAAGATTGAGAAACTACCTGAACGGTCTGCTGAACACGGAGAACACCCTGGAGGAAACTGAAGAGACTCTCCCTGAAAATATCAGGGTTGATTCATGA
- the prmC gene encoding peptide chain release factor N(5)-glutamine methyltransferase, with translation MDTRKNVSGAERKIWSLIKDCSGKLEGVTETPVLEVLLIVSRVLGIRKEDLFLKDLVVSPTEEKRILKLVEKRASGYPLHYILGEKEFMGLSLLVEEGVFVPRPETEELVELALELIRKYGIKAVADIGTGSGAIGVSVAKFSDVVVFATDVSSKAVEVARKNAERHGVSDRFFVRKGELLEPFKEKFASIEMILSNPPYVKSSAHLPKDVLFEPAEALFGGEDGLDFYREFFGRYNTSGKIVLMEIGEDQVEELKKIVSDAVFLKDSAGKYRFLFLNRRSS, from the coding sequence ATGGACACCAGAAAGAATGTCTCCGGAGCTGAGAGAAAAATTTGGAGTTTGATAAAAGACTGCTCTGGAAAACTCGAGGGAGTGACCGAAACTCCTGTTCTTGAGGTGTTACTCATCGTTTCCCGGGTACTTGGGATCCGCAAGGAAGATCTCTTTTTGAAAGACTTGGTAGTTTCTCCAACTGAGGAAAAAAGGATTCTGAAACTCGTGGAGAAAAGAGCAAGTGGATATCCCCTGCACTACATTCTCGGTGAGAAAGAGTTCATGGGTCTTTCTTTACTCGTGGAAGAAGGTGTGTTCGTTCCAAGACCGGAGACGGAGGAACTGGTCGAACTCGCCCTCGAGCTGATAAGAAAGTACGGAATAAAAGCAGTCGCAGACATAGGAACAGGAAGCGGTGCCATTGGAGTGAGTGTAGCGAAATTCTCCGATGTGGTTGTTTTCGCGACGGACGTTTCTTCCAAAGCTGTTGAAGTCGCCAGAAAAAACGCGGAGAGGCACGGTGTTTCCGACAGATTCTTTGTGAGAAAAGGTGAGCTTCTTGAACCGTTCAAAGAAAAGTTCGCATCGATCGAGATGATCCTTTCGAATCCTCCATACGTGAAATCAAGTGCTCATCTGCCAAAAGATGTTCTTTTCGAACCTGCAGAGGCGCTTTTTGGAGGAGAGGACGGCCTCGACTTTTACAGAGAATTTTTCGGCAGGTACAACACGAGTGGAAAGATTGTGCTGATGGAGATAGGAGAAGACCAGGTGGAGGAGTTGAAAAAGATCGTTTCCGACGCTGTTTTCCTGAAGGATTCCGCCGGAAAGTACCGTTTTCTCTTTCTCAACCGGCGTTCCTCTTGA
- a CDS encoding metal-sulfur cluster assembly factor gives MSKKVTKEDVLNALKNVIDFELGLDVVSLGLVYDIQIDDQNNVKVLMTMTTPMCPLAGMILSDAEEAIKRIEGVNNVEVELTFDPPWTPERMSPELREKFGV, from the coding sequence ATGTCGAAAAAGGTGACTAAAGAAGATGTTCTGAACGCCCTGAAAAACGTGATCGATTTTGAACTCGGTCTGGATGTGGTGAGTCTGGGTCTGGTGTACGACATCCAGATAGACGATCAGAACAACGTGAAAGTCCTCATGACAATGACCACACCCATGTGTCCTCTTGCCGGAATGATTCTTTCCGACGCTGAAGAGGCGATAAAGAGGATCGAGGGAGTCAACAACGTGGAGGTGGAGCTCACATTCGACCCACCATGGACACCAGAAAGAATGTCTCCGGAGCTGAGAGAAAAATTTGGAGTTTGA
- a CDS encoding thiamine-binding protein — protein sequence MPKVTVSIKVIPAVEDGRLHEVIDRAIEKISSWGMKYEVGPSNTTVEGEFEEIMDRVKELVRYLEQFAKRFVLQLDIDYKVGGITIEEKVSKYR from the coding sequence ATGCCGAAAGTAACGGTTTCCATAAAGGTGATTCCCGCCGTGGAAGATGGAAGACTCCACGAGGTGATCGACAGAGCGATCGAAAAGATCTCTTCGTGGGGCATGAAATACGAAGTGGGTCCTTCCAACACCACCGTGGAAGGTGAATTCGAAGAGATCATGGATCGTGTGAAAGAGCTCGTCAGATACCTTGAACAGTTCGCGAAACGATTCGTTCTTCAGCTGGACATCGATTACAAAGTCGGAGGTATCACGATTGAAGAGAAGGTATCGAAGTACCGCTAA
- a CDS encoding DUF4897 domain-containing protein: MSSRTIYILLIIMVVFMLVEFLFFFLGGRAPFEIVYYRSTMEYDYSGNATFTTSAKLYFKDEKKKEEYKINYASASKEELNKYFSQISKEVGREIVPLDYNVRVEDTGGMLEVTETTLLRGAAQVKGDVLDTSMGSLTMNVAGETEIVVKLPEDAAVISVTPTPSERENNTLIWRPDSSMVFPKVIFKRVNENEGIPGSSQ, encoded by the coding sequence TTGAGCTCAAGAACCATCTACATCTTGCTGATCATCATGGTTGTTTTCATGCTCGTCGAATTTCTCTTTTTCTTTCTGGGAGGAAGAGCTCCCTTTGAAATAGTATACTACAGGAGCACCATGGAATACGATTATTCCGGGAACGCCACGTTCACCACCAGTGCGAAGCTTTATTTTAAAGATGAGAAGAAAAAAGAAGAGTACAAGATCAATTATGCTTCTGCATCTAAGGAGGAGTTGAATAAATACTTTTCTCAGATCAGCAAAGAAGTTGGAAGAGAAATAGTTCCACTGGATTACAACGTGAGAGTTGAAGACACAGGAGGTATGCTCGAAGTCACAGAAACAACGCTCCTGAGGGGAGCTGCACAGGTGAAGGGTGATGTCTTGGACACCAGCATGGGAAGTCTCACAATGAACGTAGCGGGTGAAACGGAGATCGTCGTGAAATTACCTGAAGACGCAGCTGTGATATCGGTCACACCAACCCCATCTGAACGTGAGAACAACACTCTGATCTGGCGTCCAGATTCATCCATGGTGTTTCCAAAAGTTATCTTTAAAAGGGTGAATGAAAATGAAGGAATTCCTGGATCTTCTCAATGA
- a CDS encoding DUF6115 domain-containing protein, which yields MNLVDYLVVLSTVGTVVFSWTYLLLGRNGNSKEPNQEDVEERIMELMGKFRYLSANRLELLEKKTQELRKLISEANTVMSRLMVKMSEIERERIFSSEDEGEKSEKMEKPIIPVIQEQDETKAEEKEEELETALERRIVSMYDRGFSEVDIAKKLGITVGEVRLILQLFKRNAG from the coding sequence ATGAATCTCGTAGACTATCTGGTGGTGCTTTCCACGGTGGGAACGGTGGTCTTTTCGTGGACGTATCTTCTCCTTGGGAGGAACGGTAACTCAAAAGAGCCGAATCAGGAGGATGTAGAAGAGAGGATCATGGAACTCATGGGAAAGTTCCGCTACCTGTCGGCCAACAGACTCGAACTCCTCGAAAAGAAAACCCAGGAACTGAGAAAACTCATATCCGAAGCCAACACCGTGATGTCAAGGCTGATGGTCAAGATGTCCGAAATAGAAAGAGAAAGGATCTTCTCCTCTGAAGATGAAGGGGAAAAATCTGAAAAGATGGAAAAACCAATTATCCCTGTTATTCAAGAGCAGGATGAAACGAAAGCGGAAGAAAAAGAAGAGGAACTGGAAACCGCTTTAGAAAGAAGAATCGTCTCGATGTACGACAGGGGATTTTCAGAAGTGGATATCGCCAAAAAACTGGGTATCACGGTTGGAGAAGTCAGACTGATACTCCAACTGTTCAAGAGGAACGCCGGTTGA
- a CDS encoding ABC transporter substrate-binding protein, with the protein MKRLTFIAMFLISVLALFAEEVTVVLDWYPNTNHTGLYVAKDLGYYREEGLDVKIVQPSRLTAEQLVASGKAEFGVSYQEAVTLSRGEGMPIVSIAAIIQHNTSGFAWLKDEGIKSVKDWEGKRYGSWGSPIEKATIEYIMRKYGADPSKVIFVNVGQMDFFAGTLNNVFDFAWIFYGWDGVASKVKGIEIEFLPLKDIDEVFDYYTPVLITSESLIKQNPDLVRRFLRATAKGYEYAIQHPVEAAKILLKYAPELDEKIVVESQKYLAGQYKADAEKWGYQKEEVWRRYAEWLHSMGFLKETIDVTKAFTNEFLP; encoded by the coding sequence ATGAAAAGACTGACCTTCATTGCGATGTTTTTGATCTCTGTCCTTGCACTTTTCGCTGAAGAGGTAACGGTCGTACTGGACTGGTATCCCAACACGAACCACACGGGGCTCTACGTAGCCAAGGACCTTGGATACTACAGAGAAGAAGGGTTGGATGTGAAGATCGTTCAACCGTCTCGGTTGACAGCGGAACAGCTTGTAGCGAGTGGAAAAGCGGAATTTGGCGTGAGTTATCAGGAAGCGGTCACCCTCTCCAGAGGAGAAGGGATGCCCATCGTCTCCATAGCTGCCATCATCCAGCACAACACATCGGGTTTCGCTTGGCTGAAGGATGAAGGAATCAAAAGTGTGAAAGACTGGGAGGGTAAGAGATACGGAAGCTGGGGTTCTCCTATAGAGAAGGCGACCATAGAATACATCATGAGAAAATACGGTGCAGATCCTTCAAAGGTGATTTTTGTGAACGTGGGACAGATGGATTTCTTTGCGGGAACGCTGAACAATGTGTTCGATTTTGCCTGGATCTTCTACGGATGGGACGGTGTTGCCAGCAAGGTGAAAGGGATAGAGATAGAGTTCCTCCCGCTGAAGGATATAGACGAAGTCTTTGACTACTACACGCCGGTTCTGATAACGAGCGAATCTCTCATAAAGCAAAATCCAGATCTCGTAAGAAGATTTTTGAGAGCCACGGCCAAGGGATACGAGTACGCAATACAGCACCCTGTGGAGGCAGCCAAAATACTCCTCAAATACGCTCCGGAACTGGATGAAAAGATCGTTGTAGAATCTCAAAAGTACCTCGCAGGTCAGTACAAAGCGGACGCGGAAAAATGGGGCTACCAGAAAGAAGAAGTCTGGAGGAGATACGCGGAATGGCTTCACTCTATGGGATTCCTGAAAGAGACGATAGACGTGACGAAGGCGTTCACAAACGAGTTCCTACCGTGA